In Flavobacteriaceae bacterium, the following proteins share a genomic window:
- a CDS encoding mCpol domain-containing protein yields MGNNIFIRLDVDNAGDSIELALLESDPKKAQHVHDMIQENINLIVDMIQEKHTRVVLMKGSDDILFSVNKNEFDINFLKKVKSEFKLRTGFSISIGVGSTITQCLLNLRIAKVSGKDKIVESKNR; encoded by the coding sequence ATGGGTAACAATATATTTATTCGATTAGATGTAGACAATGCAGGCGACAGCATTGAATTAGCTTTGTTAGAATCTGACCCTAAGAAAGCTCAGCACGTGCATGATATGATTCAAGAAAACATCAACTTAATCGTAGATATGATTCAAGAAAAGCATACAAGAGTAGTACTTATGAAAGGGTCTGACGATATTTTATTCTCTGTTAATAAAAATGAATTCGATATAAATTTCTTAAAAAAAGTCAAATCGGAATTTAAATTGAGAACAGGCTTCTCTATTAGTATTGGAGTTGGGTCAACTATAACTCAATGCTTGTTGAACTTACGAATTGCAAAAGTATCAGGAAAAGATAAAATAGTAGAAAGTAAAAACAGATAA